The Heyndrickxia vini genome contains a region encoding:
- a CDS encoding ABC transporter substrate-binding protein: MKKILGISMSLLLSAGLMAGCGSAKSGGKGGDEILIGANLELSGGVASYGQSILEGVNLALDEINKEGIDGKKIKLVKVDNKSDAAEATSAATKLIDKDKVSAIIGAATSTNTLAQVQIAQGKKIPLITPTGTSPTITFDKGKLNDFVFRTCFIDPFQGTVAANFASNELKVKTASILIDSSSDYAKGLAAAFKEAFEKNGGTIVGNDEAYVQKDTDFRSTLTRIKSKNPEFVFVPGYYEEVGLILKQAREIGLDVPFMGGDGWDSPKLIEIGGKEATNNSYITNHYSSGDSDAKIQDFVKAFKAKYKDKTPDAFNALGYDTLYLLTDAIKRAGSSEPEKIQKALAETKGLELISGTMTLDDKHNPIKSATILKFVNGEQKFEAKINP, from the coding sequence ATGAAGAAAATATTAGGTATTTCGATGTCACTTTTGCTTTCTGCTGGACTTATGGCCGGCTGTGGCAGTGCAAAGAGTGGGGGAAAAGGCGGAGATGAGATACTAATCGGGGCAAATCTCGAATTATCCGGTGGTGTCGCTTCTTACGGTCAATCGATTTTAGAAGGGGTGAATCTCGCTCTTGACGAAATCAATAAAGAGGGAATTGACGGAAAGAAAATTAAACTAGTCAAAGTAGACAATAAATCTGATGCTGCAGAAGCAACAAGTGCGGCAACAAAATTAATAGATAAGGATAAAGTATCGGCAATTATTGGTGCGGCAACAAGTACAAATACGCTTGCACAAGTACAAATTGCCCAAGGGAAAAAAATCCCGCTCATTACTCCAACCGGTACGAGCCCGACTATTACCTTTGATAAAGGAAAACTAAATGATTTTGTGTTTAGAACATGCTTTATCGATCCGTTTCAAGGAACAGTCGCAGCGAATTTTGCTTCTAATGAATTGAAAGTTAAAACAGCTTCCATCCTTATCGATAGTTCAAGTGACTATGCAAAAGGATTAGCTGCTGCATTTAAAGAAGCATTCGAAAAGAACGGTGGAACAATTGTAGGAAATGATGAAGCGTATGTACAAAAAGATACAGATTTCCGCTCCACATTAACTCGTATTAAATCAAAAAATCCTGAATTTGTGTTTGTACCTGGATATTATGAAGAAGTTGGCTTAATTTTGAAACAAGCGCGTGAAATAGGTTTAGATGTACCGTTTATGGGTGGAGACGGATGGGATTCTCCTAAACTAATTGAAATTGGTGGGAAGGAAGCAACGAATAATTCGTATATTACGAACCACTACTCTTCAGGAGATTCCGATGCGAAAATTCAAGATTTTGTAAAGGCATTTAAAGCGAAGTATAAAGATAAAACTCCGGATGCGTTCAATGCCCTTGGATATGATACGTTATACCTCCTTACAGATGCCATTAAACGTGCAGGCAGCTCTGAGCCGGAAAAAATTCAAAAAGCACTTGCAGAGACAAAAGGACTTGAATTAATTTCCGGAACAATGACACTTGATGATAAGCATAATCCAATTAAATCAGCAACGATTTTAAAATTTGTAAACGGCGAACAAAAATTTGAAGCAAAAATTAATCCATAA
- a CDS encoding branched-chain amino acid ABC transporter permease — MEIIQQLVNGISLGSIYALIALGYTMVYGIVKLINFAHGDVFMIGSFIGFYSITFLHLGFFPALIISMVVCAILGVVIERIAYKPLRNATRIAALITAIGVSLLIEYGMIYLRGAQPEAYPINTLPSKSIHLLGITINSQSLFILGISIVLMIVLQFIVHKTKTGKAMRAVSHDAEAAKLMGISVDRTISATFAIGSALAGAAGVIFGTYYIKIEPLMGLIPGIKAFVAAVLGGIGIIPGAMVGGLLLGVIESLVSAFGYSLWRDGVAFVVLILILIFRPSGLFGKNFKEKV; from the coding sequence ATGGAGATTATTCAGCAGCTAGTAAACGGTATCTCACTAGGCAGTATTTATGCACTCATTGCATTGGGCTATACAATGGTCTATGGAATTGTAAAACTAATCAATTTTGCTCATGGGGATGTCTTCATGATCGGGTCCTTTATAGGATTTTATTCTATTACTTTTTTGCATCTTGGTTTCTTTCCGGCATTGATTATATCGATGGTCGTTTGTGCAATTCTAGGAGTAGTAATTGAAAGAATCGCCTATAAGCCGTTACGTAATGCTACGAGGATTGCCGCACTTATTACCGCAATTGGTGTTTCTTTATTAATTGAATATGGAATGATTTATTTAAGAGGTGCACAACCAGAGGCTTATCCTATTAATACACTTCCATCAAAAAGCATCCACCTTTTAGGTATTACGATAAATAGTCAATCATTATTTATTCTGGGCATTTCTATTGTATTGATGATTGTTCTACAATTTATTGTTCATAAAACGAAAACAGGAAAAGCGATGAGAGCCGTATCACATGATGCAGAAGCTGCGAAATTAATGGGAATTAGTGTTGATCGTACGATTTCTGCTACCTTTGCCATTGGTTCTGCTCTAGCAGGGGCTGCCGGCGTAATATTCGGAACTTATTATATAAAAATTGAACCATTAATGGGCCTAATTCCTGGAATAAAGGCATTTGTTGCTGCTGTTTTAGGTGGAATTGGAATTATTCCTGGAGCAATGGTAGGTGGATTATTATTAGGTGTCATTGAATCACTTGTCAGTGCATTTGGCTATTCATTATGGCGTGACGGTGTTGCCTTTGTCGTACTCATTCTTATACTTATTTTTCGACCATCAGGACTATTTGGCAAAAACTTCAAGGAGAAAGTTTAA
- a CDS encoding branched-chain amino acid ABC transporter permease, with amino-acid sequence MSILKQSKGFWLSVIISLVFFGVVQWLISSEVLNSYYTNTLFTLSINIILAISLHLIIGITGQFSIGHAGFLAVGAYASAIMTMKLEMPFPVALIVGGIVATIAGLIIGIPSLRLKGDYLAIATLGFGEIVRIIFLNIDYVGGASGMQVMNLTTWPWVYACLLISIIVIVNFTNSTHGRACISIRENEIASDAMGINTTYYKVIAFAIGSFFAGVAGGLYAHNFYIIQPTNFGFLKSFDILIFVVLGGLGSLSGAVIAAIILTIVSTFLQDYAETRMIIYSLVLIIMMLFRPQGLLGTREITSFFKKSKDAGGGTQNGNKQTTA; translated from the coding sequence ATGTCGATACTTAAACAATCAAAAGGGTTTTGGCTGTCAGTCATTATATCCTTAGTATTTTTTGGAGTTGTCCAATGGCTAATTAGTAGTGAGGTGCTTAATTCATATTACACAAATACACTCTTTACTTTATCTATTAATATTATTCTAGCGATAAGTTTACATTTAATTATTGGGATTACGGGCCAGTTTTCGATTGGACATGCTGGTTTTCTAGCCGTCGGTGCCTATGCATCAGCGATAATGACGATGAAGCTTGAAATGCCATTTCCTGTTGCCTTAATTGTAGGGGGAATTGTTGCTACTATTGCCGGACTTATTATTGGTATTCCTAGTCTTCGTTTAAAGGGTGATTATTTAGCGATTGCTACTTTAGGATTCGGAGAAATTGTTCGGATTATCTTTTTGAATATTGATTATGTTGGTGGGGCAAGTGGTATGCAAGTAATGAATTTAACTACTTGGCCATGGGTCTATGCTTGTCTTTTAATTTCTATTATTGTAATCGTCAACTTTACAAATTCTACTCACGGGCGAGCGTGTATTTCTATTAGAGAAAATGAGATTGCTTCTGATGCAATGGGAATCAATACGACTTATTATAAAGTAATTGCATTTGCGATCGGCTCCTTTTTTGCTGGGGTTGCAGGAGGATTATATGCTCATAATTTCTATATCATCCAACCGACGAACTTTGGTTTCTTAAAATCATTCGATATTTTAATCTTTGTTGTGCTTGGGGGATTGGGAAGTCTATCAGGAGCAGTGATTGCGGCTATCATACTAACGATTGTTTCTACGTTTTTACAAGACTATGCCGAAACAAGGATGATTATTTATTCATTAGTCCTTATCATCATGATGCTTTTCCGTCCACAAGGATTACTTGGGACGAGAGAAATCACATCATTCTTCAAAAAGAGCAAAGATGCTGGCGGAGGGACACAAAATGGAAACAAACAAACCACTGCTTAA
- a CDS encoding ABC transporter ATP-binding protein, whose translation METNKPLLKVDHVGITFGGLKAVSDVNVELRKGELVGLIGPNGAGKTTFFNLLTGVYEPTMGNIELNGKRINGNAPYQITRKGISRTFQNIRLFNELTVLDNVKVAYHSNAKHGIFSSILRLPSHFKGEKEMEQEAIDFLKIFNLDFYKNEKAKNLPYGQQRRLEIARALATKPSLLLLDEPAAGMNPQETESLMKLIAFIQEKFDLTILLIEHDMQLVMGVCQRIYVLDHGQLIAEGTPIEIRNNPKVIEAYLGEEVS comes from the coding sequence ATGGAAACAAACAAACCACTGCTTAAAGTAGATCATGTAGGGATTACATTCGGGGGGCTGAAAGCCGTTTCCGATGTAAATGTGGAGTTGAGAAAAGGTGAGTTGGTTGGTTTAATTGGACCAAATGGTGCAGGAAAAACAACGTTTTTTAATCTATTAACGGGTGTTTATGAACCTACCATGGGAAATATTGAATTAAACGGAAAACGGATTAATGGGAATGCCCCTTATCAGATTACAAGAAAAGGAATTAGCCGGACCTTCCAGAATATTAGACTATTTAACGAGCTAACGGTTTTAGATAATGTTAAGGTTGCCTATCATTCCAATGCTAAACATGGAATATTTAGCTCTATTCTGCGCCTTCCCTCGCATTTTAAAGGTGAGAAGGAGATGGAGCAGGAGGCGATTGATTTTCTAAAAATCTTTAATCTTGATTTCTATAAAAATGAAAAAGCAAAAAATTTGCCGTATGGACAACAAAGACGTCTTGAAATTGCGCGAGCATTGGCAACAAAACCAAGCCTACTATTGCTTGATGAGCCTGCGGCCGGAATGAATCCTCAAGAAACGGAATCATTAATGAAATTAATTGCTTTTATTCAAGAAAAATTTGATTTAACAATCCTGCTTATCGAACACGATATGCAGCTTGTCATGGGTGTATGCCAACGAATTTACGTTCTGGATCATGGACAATTGATTGCAGAAGGCACACCAATCGAAATACGAAACAATCCGAAAGTAATCGAAGCATATTTAGGTGAGGAGGTTTCATAA
- a CDS encoding ABC transporter ATP-binding protein, giving the protein MLTIENINVFYGNIQALKGVSLTINQGEIVTLIGANGAGKSTLLKTISGLLKPKQGQILFEKSSIAGNAAQSIVKKGISHVPEGRRVFANMTVEENLELGAFLRKDKAGIKQDFEKVYQLFPRLLERKKQQSGTLSGGEQQMLAMGRALMARPRLLLLDEPSMGLAPLLVKTIFKIIEEINQSGTTILLVEQNANMALSIANRAYVIETGRVVASGTPEELNSSDQVKLAYLGGH; this is encoded by the coding sequence ATGCTAACAATTGAGAACATCAACGTATTTTATGGAAACATCCAAGCATTAAAAGGAGTCTCCCTAACGATTAATCAAGGCGAAATTGTCACATTAATAGGTGCAAACGGTGCGGGAAAAAGTACATTATTAAAAACAATTTCTGGATTACTAAAGCCTAAACAAGGTCAAATTTTGTTCGAAAAAAGCTCCATAGCTGGGAATGCCGCACAAAGTATTGTTAAAAAAGGAATTTCCCATGTTCCTGAGGGAAGAAGAGTTTTTGCCAACATGACCGTTGAGGAAAACCTTGAATTAGGAGCATTTTTACGAAAAGATAAAGCTGGAATTAAACAAGATTTCGAGAAAGTTTATCAGCTTTTTCCTCGCTTATTGGAACGTAAAAAACAACAGTCCGGAACTTTGTCGGGTGGTGAACAACAAATGCTGGCAATGGGTCGTGCACTGATGGCCAGACCTAGATTATTGCTGCTCGATGAGCCATCGATGGGACTAGCACCACTTCTAGTAAAAACCATTTTTAAAATTATTGAAGAAATAAATCAGTCAGGTACAACGATATTACTTGTTGAACAAAATGCCAATATGGCATTATCGATTGCTAATCGTGCCTATGTAATTGAAACAGGCCGTGTGGTTGCATCAGGAACACCAGAAGAATTAAATAGTAGTGATCAAGTGAAATTAGCCTATCTTGGCGGTCATTAA
- a CDS encoding DUF2294 domain-containing protein, which translates to MAITKKRLEADLSEAFIKLQRDLIGRGPQETKTYIVHDMVIARFKGVLTIEEKHLVNHQYGKKLVKQMRQVLREMYSENFERIVEKLTNCTVISSHSDISTKMGERIEVFILDKNLEKQFEQD; encoded by the coding sequence ATGGCAATAACAAAAAAAAGGTTAGAAGCGGATCTTAGTGAAGCCTTTATTAAACTTCAACGAGATCTTATTGGCCGTGGGCCACAAGAAACAAAAACATATATTGTCCATGATATGGTCATTGCTAGATTTAAGGGTGTTTTAACCATTGAAGAGAAACATTTAGTTAATCACCAATATGGTAAAAAGCTAGTGAAACAAATGCGTCAAGTTCTTAGGGAAATGTATAGCGAAAACTTCGAGAGAATTGTCGAGAAACTTACGAATTGTACAGTAATCTCAAGTCATAGTGATATTAGTACAAAAATGGGGGAAAGAATTGAAGTATTTATATTAGATAAGAATTTAGAAAAGCAATTTGAACAAGATTGA
- a CDS encoding potassium-transporting ATPase subunit F: MTVLIFGYLTYALIHPEKY; the protein is encoded by the coding sequence ATGACTGTGTTGATCTTTGGCTATTTAACGTATGCTCTCATCCACCCAGAGAAATATTAA
- the kdpA gene encoding potassium-transporting ATPase subunit KdpA has translation MDLLQLFIVILLLVLLVKPLGTYIYHVFSNKSNKTDKPFMWLEKMIYGISGLKERPQMTWKKYTLSLILTNVVFVVIGFVILLIQGSLAFNPNGIRNMEPTLAFNTIISFMTNTNLQHYSGESGLSYFSQMAVIIMMMFTSAATGITVAIAFIRGITSKGATIGHFFEDFTKAITRILLPLSIIMTIVLVGLKVPQTLEPTVQATTVEGESQNIAVGPIASLEAIKHLGTNGGGHMGANSSHPFENPTPLTNVLEILMMWCIPAALTFTYGKFANKQSQGWVIFSTMLILFMGFLSLAYYSESQGNPLFNQLGLNQEQGNMEGKEIRFGIAQSALFTTVTTSATTGTVNNMHDTLTPIGGLVPLALMMLNSVFGGDGVGLVNMLMYAILAVFICGLLVGRTPEFLGKKIEPREMKLITIALLAHPLIILVPTAISFLTNLGQGAISNPGFHGISQILYEFTSSAANNGSGFEGLGDNTPFWNISTGLVMLFGRYVSIISLMAVAGSLVKKQWVPETIGTFRTDNGLFIGILIGVVLLVGALTFLPVLSLGPIAEYLSIR, from the coding sequence ATGGATCTATTACAATTATTCATCGTTATTCTATTGTTGGTATTGTTAGTTAAGCCTTTAGGGACATACATTTATCATGTGTTTTCAAATAAAAGCAATAAAACCGACAAACCATTTATGTGGCTGGAAAAAATGATTTACGGTATTTCAGGTTTAAAAGAACGACCACAAATGACATGGAAAAAATATACGCTTTCATTAATTTTAACAAATGTAGTGTTTGTAGTAATAGGTTTTGTCATTTTATTAATCCAAGGATCTTTAGCTTTTAATCCGAATGGAATTCGGAATATGGAGCCGACACTTGCCTTTAATACCATTATTAGTTTTATGACGAACACAAACCTGCAGCATTATAGTGGTGAATCGGGTTTATCCTATTTTTCGCAAATGGCCGTCATCATTATGATGATGTTTACTTCAGCCGCGACTGGGATTACCGTTGCAATTGCTTTTATTCGTGGAATAACCTCAAAAGGAGCAACGATTGGCCATTTTTTTGAAGATTTCACAAAAGCAATCACTCGAATTCTCTTACCTTTATCAATCATCATGACAATTGTTCTTGTCGGTTTAAAGGTTCCGCAAACACTTGAACCGACTGTTCAGGCTACAACAGTCGAAGGGGAATCTCAAAACATCGCAGTTGGCCCTATTGCATCTCTAGAGGCAATTAAGCATTTAGGTACAAATGGTGGGGGACATATGGGTGCGAATTCTTCTCATCCATTTGAAAATCCGACCCCATTAACCAATGTTCTGGAAATATTAATGATGTGGTGTATTCCAGCGGCATTGACCTTTACGTATGGAAAATTTGCAAACAAGCAAAGTCAAGGATGGGTAATTTTTAGCACAATGCTTATCCTTTTTATGGGATTTCTCTCACTCGCTTATTATTCAGAGAGCCAAGGAAATCCACTCTTCAATCAGCTTGGTTTAAATCAGGAGCAAGGAAATATGGAAGGGAAGGAAATACGATTTGGAATCGCACAATCTGCTCTTTTTACAACGGTAACGACATCAGCTACAACCGGTACAGTCAATAATATGCATGATACATTAACCCCAATTGGAGGACTTGTTCCGCTCGCATTAATGATGCTGAATTCAGTTTTTGGCGGGGATGGGGTTGGATTAGTCAATATGCTTATGTATGCCATTCTTGCCGTTTTTATTTGTGGTTTATTGGTTGGCAGAACCCCGGAGTTTTTAGGGAAAAAAATCGAACCGAGAGAAATGAAGCTGATTACCATTGCATTATTGGCACACCCGTTAATTATTCTTGTACCAACTGCTATTTCATTCCTAACTAATCTTGGCCAGGGCGCAATATCCAATCCAGGTTTCCATGGTATATCGCAAATCTTATATGAGTTTACCTCATCTGCTGCAAATAATGGATCAGGGTTTGAAGGTTTAGGGGATAATACACCGTTTTGGAATATATCAACCGGGCTTGTTATGCTATTCGGTCGTTATGTTTCCATCATTTCTTTAATGGCTGTAGCAGGTTCACTTGTTAAAAAACAATGGGTCCCAGAGACGATTGGTACATTTCGGACGGACAATGGATTATTTATCGGAATACTCATTGGGGTAGTTCTTCTCGTTGGAGCTCTTACCTTTTTACCGGTTTTATCGTTAGGACCAATTGCAGAATATTTATCGATCCGATAG
- the kdpB gene encoding potassium-transporting ATPase subunit KdpB: MSNNSKSLLSKETMTKAIKASFIKLHPSYMMKNPVMFVVEIGTFIVLMTLCFPSYFHIQESYFYNLAVFIILSFTILFANFAEALAEGRGKAHADSLKKTKKDTMAKLLQKDESIKNISSSDLKKGDLVLVEAGDLIPGDGEIIEGLASIDESAITGESAPVIKEAGGDFNSVTGGTRVISDWIIIKIQSNPGESFLDKMISLVEGAKRQKTPNEIALNILLITLTIIFLLVVATLYPIAHYVGINLSISTLVALLVCLIPTTIGALLSAIGIAGMDRVTRFNILAMSGKAVEAAGDINTIILDKTGTITYGNRMASEFIPVGLTTMKEVAQISEISSLRDDTPEGKSVIHLMNKLSIPKKNLDLDECEWIEFKADTRMSGVNLKTGEQIRKGSVDAIKKWILQKGGSIPSDLDNKNNEIALKGGTPLAVAKDQQILGLIYLKDTVKPGMKERFAELRKMGIKTIMCTGDNPLTAKTIAKEAGVDEFIAESKPEDKIRVIKEEQQQGKLVAMTGDGTNDAPALAQADVGLAMNSGTIAAKEAANMVDLDSDPTKVIEIVSIGKQLLMTRGALTTFSIANDIAKYFAIIPAMFMIAIPNMDVLNIMKLASPTSAILSALIFNAIIIPLLIPLAMKGVKYVPMKASKLLTRNLLIFGVGGIFTPFIGIKLIDLTIGIIS; encoded by the coding sequence ATGTCAAATAACAGTAAAAGCCTGTTATCGAAAGAAACGATGACAAAAGCGATAAAAGCAAGCTTTATAAAGCTTCATCCAAGCTACATGATGAAAAATCCAGTAATGTTTGTCGTTGAAATAGGAACTTTCATTGTATTAATGACGTTATGTTTTCCATCTTATTTTCATATACAAGAATCCTATTTTTATAATTTAGCTGTTTTTATAATTTTATCTTTCACCATCCTGTTTGCAAATTTTGCAGAAGCACTTGCGGAAGGAAGAGGTAAGGCACATGCTGATAGCTTAAAGAAAACAAAGAAAGACACGATGGCAAAATTATTGCAAAAGGATGAAAGTATAAAGAATATTTCATCATCCGATTTAAAAAAAGGAGATCTTGTTTTAGTTGAAGCGGGAGATTTAATCCCCGGTGATGGAGAGATTATAGAAGGTTTGGCTTCTATTGATGAATCCGCTATTACAGGGGAGTCAGCACCAGTCATTAAGGAAGCTGGCGGGGACTTTAACTCGGTTACAGGTGGAACAAGAGTAATTAGTGATTGGATTATTATTAAAATCCAATCAAACCCTGGTGAATCATTTTTAGATAAAATGATTTCCCTAGTAGAAGGGGCAAAAAGACAAAAAACACCTAATGAAATTGCCCTCAATATTTTATTAATTACGTTAACGATTATTTTTCTCTTAGTTGTCGCAACGTTGTATCCAATTGCTCACTATGTTGGAATCAATCTATCTATTTCAACATTGGTTGCTTTACTCGTTTGTTTAATTCCAACTACAATTGGTGCATTATTATCAGCGATCGGTATCGCAGGTATGGATCGTGTGACGCGATTTAATATTTTAGCGATGTCAGGAAAGGCAGTTGAAGCTGCAGGAGATATAAATACGATTATTTTAGATAAAACTGGAACGATCACATATGGAAATCGAATGGCGAGTGAATTTATACCTGTTGGCCTAACAACAATGAAAGAGGTTGCCCAAATTTCTGAGATTAGTTCATTAAGGGATGATACGCCCGAAGGGAAATCAGTTATTCATTTAATGAATAAATTATCCATTCCAAAAAAGAATCTCGATTTGGATGAGTGTGAATGGATTGAATTTAAAGCTGATACGCGAATGAGCGGAGTGAATTTGAAAACGGGGGAACAAATTAGAAAAGGTTCAGTGGATGCCATCAAAAAATGGATTTTACAAAAGGGAGGAAGTATCCCTTCTGATTTAGATAATAAAAATAATGAAATTGCTTTAAAAGGTGGAACTCCGTTAGCAGTTGCAAAAGATCAACAAATCTTAGGGTTAATTTATTTAAAAGATACGGTGAAGCCAGGGATGAAAGAAAGATTTGCTGAACTAAGAAAAATGGGAATCAAAACGATTATGTGCACGGGTGATAATCCATTAACTGCCAAAACTATTGCAAAAGAAGCGGGAGTTGATGAGTTTATTGCAGAATCAAAGCCTGAAGATAAAATACGTGTCATAAAAGAAGAACAGCAACAAGGGAAGCTAGTAGCTATGACAGGTGATGGGACCAATGATGCACCTGCACTTGCCCAAGCAGATGTTGGACTAGCGATGAATAGTGGGACGATTGCTGCGAAGGAAGCAGCCAATATGGTTGATCTTGACTCTGATCCAACGAAAGTCATTGAAATTGTTTCGATTGGTAAACAATTATTAATGACTAGGGGGGCATTGACGACATTTAGTATTGCGAATGATATTGCAAAGTACTTTGCCATTATCCCCGCGATGTTTATGATTGCGATTCCGAATATGGACGTGTTAAACATTATGAAATTAGCTTCACCAACATCGGCCATTCTTTCGGCGTTAATATTCAATGCGATTATCATTCCACTTTTAATTCCTTTAGCTATGAAAGGAGTTAAGTATGTTCCGATGAAAGCTAGTAAACTATTAACACGAAATTTACTAATTTTCGGGGTTGGTGGAATTTTTACACCGTTTATCGGTATAAAGTTAATTGATCTGACGATTGGTATCATATCTTAA
- the kdpC gene encoding potassium-transporting ATPase subunit KdpC has translation MKMVRLCLLFILLCGLIYPLVTTAAAQLIFPKQAKGSLVYDEDNIIGSELIAQQFTSKQYFHGRISSIQNDGAASGSTNYAPSNKDLLKRVKESIETLKGENPGIKTSDIPLDLITNSGSGLDPEISIKAAEFQISRVTKETGISEEKLHLLINQYKEKRSLGLFGEPRINVLTLNLALMDLLEHEE, from the coding sequence ATGAAAATGGTACGTCTTTGTTTATTGTTCATTTTGCTATGTGGGTTAATTTATCCATTAGTGACAACAGCTGCGGCTCAACTAATTTTTCCGAAGCAAGCAAAGGGAAGTCTAGTATATGATGAAGATAATATAATAGGTTCTGAATTAATTGCACAACAATTTACATCGAAGCAGTATTTTCACGGAAGAATATCATCGATTCAAAATGATGGAGCTGCTAGTGGTTCTACTAATTATGCACCATCCAATAAAGACTTACTCAAACGAGTAAAAGAATCGATTGAAACCTTAAAAGGAGAAAATCCTGGAATAAAAACAAGCGATATTCCATTGGATTTGATTACGAATTCAGGATCAGGACTTGACCCGGAAATTTCTATTAAGGCGGCTGAATTTCAGATTTCCCGAGTTACAAAAGAAACTGGAATTTCTGAGGAAAAACTTCATCTATTAATTAATCAGTATAAAGAAAAAAGGTCCTTAGGACTATTTGGAGAACCCAGAATTAATGTATTAACACTTAACCTAGCATTGATGGATTTACTGGAGCATGAAGAGTAG
- the kdpDN gene encoding KdpD-like non-kinase potassium sensor (KdpDN resembles contains the N-terminal sensor region of KdpD but lacks the C-terminal histidine kinase region.): protein MFVSDNFSFRRKTPEEILQEIERLNKGKLKLYIGSAPGVGKTYRMLLEAHDLRNEGIDVVIGFIETHNRHETEKLIQNLEIVPLKDISYKGKIFKELNLEKIIERNPDVVIIDELAHTNVPGSSNEKRYADVQEILTYGINVISAVNIQHLESLHDIVQQITGVQVRERIPDFILNSAHEVILVDVTPELLQKRLKEGKIYTANKIDQALQNFFTKWNLSALRELSLREVANDVDEKAEKENFIPHGTSEKILVCIQNDLNAEKLIRRGWRIASRLKSALYIFHGTYKSMDIMNSKERKNILVWEQLALEFNAQFIVEEMTNKKIAKVITDISKKYNITQIILGQSARSRFEEITKGSIVNEIMRLTSGIDIHIVA, encoded by the coding sequence ATGTTTGTAAGCGATAATTTTAGTTTTAGAAGAAAAACCCCCGAGGAAATTCTTCAGGAAATTGAACGATTAAACAAAGGTAAATTAAAGTTATATATTGGCTCTGCACCTGGAGTTGGGAAAACCTATCGAATGCTCCTTGAAGCTCATGACTTAAGAAATGAAGGAATTGATGTAGTGATTGGTTTCATCGAAACACATAATCGTCATGAAACTGAGAAACTTATTCAGAACCTTGAAATAGTGCCATTAAAGGACATTTCATATAAGGGTAAAATCTTTAAAGAGCTAAACCTAGAAAAAATTATTGAAAGAAACCCTGATGTCGTCATCATTGACGAACTAGCACATACAAATGTTCCGGGTTCTTCTAATGAAAAACGATATGCAGACGTTCAGGAGATTCTAACTTACGGGATAAACGTTATCTCCGCCGTGAATATTCAGCATTTAGAAAGTTTACATGATATTGTTCAACAAATAACAGGGGTTCAAGTGAGAGAACGAATTCCTGATTTTATTTTAAATTCTGCTCATGAGGTAATCCTTGTCGATGTGACGCCCGAATTATTACAAAAGCGTTTGAAAGAGGGAAAGATTTATACGGCCAATAAGATTGACCAGGCACTGCAAAACTTTTTTACTAAATGGAATTTATCAGCATTAAGAGAATTGTCACTACGTGAAGTCGCTAATGATGTAGATGAAAAAGCTGAAAAGGAAAATTTCATTCCCCATGGAACAAGTGAAAAAATTTTAGTTTGCATTCAGAATGATCTAAATGCAGAAAAGCTTATTAGAAGAGGATGGCGTATCGCCAGTCGTTTAAAATCAGCTCTCTATATTTTTCATGGAACCTATAAAAGCATGGACATCATGAATAGTAAGGAGAGGAAAAACATACTCGTATGGGAACAGTTGGCACTAGAATTCAATGCACAATTTATTGTAGAAGAAATGACCAATAAAAAGATTGCAAAAGTAATAACAGATATCTCAAAAAAATACAATATTACTCAAATTATTTTAGGTCAATCAGCAAGGTCACGGTTTGAGGAAATAACAAAAGGCTCCATCGTAAATGAAATAATGCGATTAACATCTGGAATTGACATTCACATAGTAGCCTAA